DNA sequence from the Chitinophaga flava genome:
CGTTAATACAAGACATTCTGAGATAAGCGTAGCAAAAAACTACGCTTATCTTTTTATTGGACATAAGTTTTGTCCATTCCGGAACGTTATTACATTCGCAGCTCGTTATCTATCAGACAATCTGCCAATACATCTCAATTTTTAAGTTTATAGTTTTATGATTAAAAGACTTTACCCTCTTTTAGGAGGAATCTTTTTATCCGTTACAGCAATGGCGCAGAGCTCGAATGACGCACTGCTCTACTCACCCAACCAACCCTTCGGGACAGCAAGAGCACAGGCATTGGGAGGCGCAGGCGTTGGTCTGGGCGGTGATTACTCTTCAGCACACACCAACCCTGCCGGTATCGGCATGTTCAAAACAGGCGAATTTCTGATATCTGCCGGTCTGGGGATTACCAATAACAACTCCACCTACCTGGGAAATGGTTCGATGGACAACAAAGGCAGCAAAACCAACTTCCAGATGCCCAGCATCGGTGTTATCTTTGCTACCAACAAACACACCGGTGACAACGTTTGGAACAACGTGACCTTTTCACTGGGCTATACCCGCCTGGCCAACTATAACAACAAAATTGCCATCGCGGGATATAATGACGTTTCTTCTTATACCGACACCTGGGTGGACCAGATGTGGAACGCTGATTCTACCGGTATCGTGAACGACTATCCGTTGGGTGGCAGTATCGGCTACCTCTCCGCTGTCATCGACCGCTACCGCCATTCAAACGGCATCGTAGACCCGATGAGCAACGCCTCTCCACAACGGCCTACCGGCGGACTCACCGCCATCCAGCAACGTGGTATCCTTGAAACACAAGGTGGCCTCAACGAATTTGCCTTCGCCGTTGCAGGCAACTATGGTAACCGTTTATACATCGGCGGTAGTATCAACGTACCGAGTGTCAACTACCGTGCAGACCTTACCGTAATGGAAGATGATGCTACCAATAACGGCGCGAACAAACCCAACAACGACTTTGCCTATTTCGACTACCATCAGTATCTGAAAAGGACTGGTCTGGGTATCGGCGCCAAACTGGGTATACTTTACAAGGCCTCTCCCCGCTTCAGATTAGGCGGCGCCTTCCACACACCCACCTTCTACAGCCTGCATGACAGCTATTCTGCTGACATCACCGCCAACACGGAAGGTTATCAAGGTGTACTGTCTGCCAATTCCGGCCAGGTAACCGGCGGCTATCCAGTAGACAATGACTATACTTATGTTACTCCATTGCGCGCAATGGCCGGTGTTACCTACTTCTTCGGTGATATCACCCATGTCAGCAATACACAGGGCTTCATCACCGCTGATTATGAATTCGTCAACCAATCATCCGGTAAATTCAAGATGAATAAATACCCTGATGATGAAAAAGCACTGAACGACAATATCAGCGCCCTGTACAAATCAGTGTCCAATATCAAAGTGGGCGCCGAACTGAAATTTGCTACCCTGTATGCAGTAAGAGCCGGTTTTGCCTACTACGGCAACCCTTACAGCAATGACAGCTACAATGCCAACGTAGACGCTTCCCGTAAAGTATACAGCGGCGGCCTCGGCTACCGTAACAAAGGCCTCTATGCAGACCTTACCTACAGCTATACGCAGGGTAATGACCGTTACCGCCTCTACACCAGCACCACGCCGGGTTTAACACCCAATGCCGCCCTGCTGGATTATACCCGTAGCAATGTGGTAATGACCGTCGGTCTTAAGTTCTAATAAAGGGAAATTGAAGTAAAGAATTATAATATCAGTATAAAAGCGAAGAAGCCATTGATGTAAAATCAATGGCTTCTTCGCTTTTATCTTTGTTTATCATAAAATATCAGCAATGATCGTCTCTATCATTGTTTCTGTAGGGTCGAACCACTGGTATTCCTTGTCTTTTCTGAACCAGGTCAGTTGCCTTTTGGCATACTGGCGGGTATGTGTTTTAATATCCTCTACGGCTTGTTCGAGGGATAGTTTGCCATCCAGGTAATCGAATATTTCCTGATAGCCTACTGTCCGGAGAGCATTGTGCTGGCGGTAGGGCAATACGCTTTTTACTTCTTCCACGAGTCCGGCAGCCATCATGAGATCTACCCTTTTATGGATATTTTCATGGAGCTTTTCTTTGGACGGTGTAAGTCCGATTTTAATGATGCGGAAGTCTCTTTGTGCTTTTACGGCCGTGCGGAAAGTGGTGATCGACTGTCCGGTGGCTTCCAGCACTTCCAGCGCCCTGATAAGGCGTTGGGGATTCTGCGTTTCGGCCGTGGCATAAAACTGCGGGTCCCGTTGGCGGAGTTGTTCCTGTAGCCAGGAGAGTCCGTGTTCTTCGTAGCGGGCATTCAGCATTTCCCGGATACCGGGTGGTATAGCGGGCATGTCGTCGATACCTTCGCAGAAAGCGCGTATATACAGTCCCGTGCCCCCACACATAATGGCCACATCATTTTTTTGGAAGATTTCTGCGGCATACTGCAGGGCCAGCTGTTCATAGATACCGGCATTCACTTCTTCACGGATGGAATGGGAATCGATAAAATAATGCGGCACTGCGGACAGCTCTTCCGGTGTAGGTTTGGCCGTGCCGATGCTGATTTCGCGGTAACACTGCCTTGAATCAGCAGATATTACCGATGTACCGAACAACTGCGCCAGTTTTATGGCCAGCGCTGTTTTGCCGGAAGCGGTGGGTCCTGCTATGATAATGACTGTCTTCAAAAAATACTAGTAGTTGTTTTCATCTTCACCGGCACCGAATTCATCGCCGCCGTCGCTGGCTTCTTCGCTTTCTTCTCCTTCTTCACCGAAGCCTTCTTCGTCCATACCTTCTTTATTGAGGTCATATTTTTCCTCCATTTCCACAAGTTTGTCGCCTACGAGGCCTTTGGTGCCGTATTGGCTGGGGGCCAGGCCTTCCTTGCGTACACAAACGGGATAGGTGAGTTTGGCGTTTTCATCTTTGGACACGCCTATCAGTTCTACCAGGAATGACCAGTTTTTGGCGAAGTCATAGAGGTAGATAAATTTCTGGTTGGGAGCCTTTACTGCGTCAGCGATAGTTGTTTCCGACATGAGCAGCGGTTCAACTTTACGGGGCTGTTTATCTTCCTGCAGAATAATTTCCCGGCCGCGTTGCCAGTTGTCGTTGCTGCGGAAAAAGGTAGCTCCATGTTTGGTGTCAAATTCAAAAGCCTGTAAAATGGCCGTATGTAAGGCTAAAAACGTCTGATTCGGCTTAATGGAAATGTCCCTGTAAACACTTTCATCTTCTTCCCAGTATACTCTGAATTTCAAAACCGGCATGACAATGTGGTTATAAGTTAGTTAAATATATTAATTCTCAACGCATCATCAAGGGCGCTGATGGTTAATTAATCGTTTATTATTTCCTGTTTCCCTAAATTACCAATTTTATTTAACTGGGGTAAGATCCAGGGCTTTTGCTTTTTCGAGCATAAAAGCGTAGGCAGCTTCGTAGGTGTTGGGGATTTCACCATCAAGGATAGCTTCCCGGATGGCGTTTTTCAGGTCACCCACAATCCGGCCGGGCTTCAATGCGAATATTTCCATGATCATTTCGCCGGTGACAGGAGGCTGCCAGTTGCGGATACGATCACTTTCCTCTACTTCTTTGAGTCTTTTACGGACCAGTTCAAAATTTTCGAGGTAGCGTTTTACTTTGGACCTGTTTTTAGAGGTGATATCGGCTTCGCACAGCATCATGAGTGATTCGATATCATCTCCGGCATCGAACAGTAGTCTGCGGATAGCCGAGTCGGTAATATTTTCCTTGGTGAGGCTGATCGGACGCAGGTGTAGTTCTACCAGTTTTTTCACCAGGCGCATTTTATCATGCAGGGGTAATTTAAACCGGGTAAAGATACGGGTCACCATTTTTCCGCCTACTGCATCGTGGCCGTGAAAGGTCCATCCGTGGCCTGGTTCAAATTTTTTGGTGGCTGGTTTGCCGATATCATGCAGGAGGGCAGCCCAGCGGAGCCAGAGATCGCGGGTATTAACCGCGATATTGTCTACCACCTGCAAGGTATGATAAAAGTTGTCTTTATGTCCTTTACCTTCATACATCTCCACCCCTATCATGTCCACCATCTGGGGGAAAATGATTTTGAGCAGGCCTGCTTTATAGAGCAGGTCGAGGCCCACAGAGGGTTTGGGGGACAGCATGATTTTATTGAATTCATCGGAGATCCTTTCCTGGGAGATAATACGGATACGTTCTGCATTTTCCCGGATGGCCGTGAAGGCTTCGTCGGTAATAGTAAACTGCAGTTGGGAGGCAAAACGGACAGCCCGCATCATACGCAGCGGATCGTCGCTGAATGTTTGTGCTGGTTCCAGGGGGGTACGGATGATTTTTTTGTCGAGATCTTCCAGCCCCTGGAATGGATCTATGAGGGAGCCGTAGTTATCTTCTTTCAGGCTGATGGCCAGTGCGTTGATGGTAAAATCGCGGCGGTTCTGGTCATCTTCCAGAGTACCGGCTGTCACTTCGGGGTTACGGGACTCCTGGCGATAGCTTTCTTTCCGGGCGCCTACAAATTCAATTTCCAGGTCATTCCATTTCACCTGGGCGGTGCCATAGGTTTTAAAGAAACTGACCGGAATATTATCACCGAGGGCCTCTGCCACTTTATGTGCCAGGGCGATACCATCGCCCACGCACACAATATCCATATCTTTTGTTCTTCTACCCAATAATTTATCGCGTACGAAGCCTCCGATCAGATAGGCAGGCGTACCCAGGTCATGGGCTGCCAGCGCAATCTTCTCCAACACTTTCCGTTCCTGCAGGGAGCAGGGAATGTCTAATGGCTTGCTGCTGATCATATTAAAAATTTATTCCTTTCGCTGAAATCAGGGCGCAAATGTAAGAAATAATGAGGTTTAATCCCGGATTATCGCGATCGATCCGTCTTTTCCTATGCGGATGATCCTGGAGGCCACGCCGAAAGCGGTTTCTTCCTGGCGGTATTTTACCACGTAATCCACTCCGTTGATAATTTCAGGCGAAATATCCTGAAAAGAACCGGGAGATGGCTGACCGCTGATATTGGCAGAAGTAGACACCATGGGTTTACGCAGCCTTTTGAGCAGGTGGCGGCAGAAGGTGTCTTTCACAATGCGGATAGCCACAGACTGATCTTCGCTGATTACATTGGGTGCCAGGCCCAGGGCGCCTTCATATATTACTGTCGTAGGCCGGTCGAAGCCGGCGATCACATCAGCCATGTCGGGTCTGGGATTGGAAACATAATGCAGCAGATCACGCACATCGGGTAGCAGTATGACCAGGCTTTTGCTTTCGCTGCGTTGTTTCAGGTCAAAGATTTTTTTTACGGCCGCTTCATTGGTAGCGTCGCAGCCTATTCCCCAGATTGTATCTGTAGGGTAAAGAATAAGGCCACCATTGCGTAGTACGGGCAAGGCGGCATTTATATCCTGTTCAAAATCCATTCGTATTCATTTATTTATTCAGGCTGTTGTACACCTTCATCATATCCGCTGCACATTTTTCCGGTGTAAACAGGCGGGCATGTTCCAAGCCTTTGCGGCGCATATCTTCCACCAGTGAAGGTTCTGCCAGTACCCGGCGCATGGCCGTGGCAATATCGGCACTACTGAGTGGATCAACATACAGGGCAGCATCTCCACCAGTTTCCCCAAAACAGGAGCCATGGGAAGTGATGACTGGTGTACCACTCCAGAGTGCTTCCAGGATGGGGATACCGAAACCTTCAAAGAGAGAAGGATATAACAACGCTTCAGCTCCCTGGTACAGCAAAGGTAATACACTGTTGGGCAAACGCTCCTGTTCATTGAGCCATATCACCTGTTGAGAGAGTCCGTTAGCATGCACGTATTCTTTTACCTTTTTCTTATAACCACTGCCGTTGCCCAGTATCACAAGGGGTATATCGACTGATCCTTTCAGTGTATTCATGGCCGTTACAATACCAAGCAGATTTTTCCGCTCGATCACGGAGCCAACGTAGAGGAAATATTGCGCAGGCAGCTGATAGCGGGTACGGAAAGCCTGGATATCTGTTTGGGTATGGGGTACCGCAAAAGCAGGATCACAGCTCTGGTACACGACCGCTATTTTTTCCGGGTCTGTATGGTAATAGGTGATCAGGTCCTGTCGGGTCTGTTCGCTGATGGCTACCACCTTGTCGGCCTGATCACAGGCATAGCGCGCTTTGCGCCGGTAGGTGAACACATCTATCGGGTTGTACTGTGCAGGATACCTTTCAAAAATCAGGTCGTGCATAGTAACGACGGACTTCACACCACTGCCGGGGATACCGAAAGGTATTTCATGGCTGAGGCCATGGTAGAGGTCTATTCCATGACGTTGCAGATCTTTTACGACATAACGGCTGCGCCATGCCGACTTAAACCAGCGGTGCCAGGTTTTTTCAGGTAATATCACCGGAAGGCCCGGTGCTTTGTACATATCCGTTTTTTTGGGAGCGAACAGGTAGTACTGGTGCTCCGGGAAACCAGCAGCCAGGGAAGAGATAAGGGTACGGCTATAATTTCCTAACCCTGTATCGTTCTGGAAGGCTCGCTTGGCATCAAAACCAATCTTCATATGTTGCGAAAATACGAAGTCCGGCGAAAGAAATTCGTAATTCGCTATTTCATTTATTAGATATTACTTTTGCAAAAAAAGCGCAAATGGATTTACAACAACAAATACTGGCTGCCTGGGCTGATCGCAGCCTTTTACAGGAAACGCAGTACGCTGATGCTGTTAAAGCAGTGATTGAAGCAGTAGATAAAGGGAAACTGAGAGTGGCTATGCCCACAGAAAATGGCTGGGTAGTGAATGAGTGGGTAAAACAGGCTATCCTGATGTATTTCACCATTCAACCGATGGAAACGATGACGCTTCCTCCTTTCGAGTTTTATGATAAGATGAAGCTGAAGACCAACTATAAAGATTTGGGTGTACGTGTTGTTCCGCATGCGATTGCCCGTTATGGTGCTTTTATTGCCAAAGGTTGTATTCTGATGCCTTCATATGTTAACATCGGTGCTTATGTAGACGAAGGTACGATGGTAGACACCTGGGCAACGGTAGGCTCCTGCGCACAGATCGGTAAAAACGTGCACCTGAGCGGTGGCGTGGGTATCGGCGGCGTACTGGAACCACTGCAGGCCAGCCCTGTGATCATCGAAGACGGCTGTTTTGTGGGCTCCCGCTGCATCGTAGTAGAAGGTGTACACGTAGAGAAAGAAGCTGTACTGGGTGCTAACGTAGTGCTGACACAGTCTACCAAAATCATTGATGTGAGCGGTAGCGAGCCTATTGAATACAAAGGCCGTGTACCAGCCCGCAGCGTGGTGATCCCAGGTACCTACACCAAAAAATTCCCTGCCGGCGAATACCAGGTGTCCTGCGCACTGATCATTGGTCAGCGTAAAGCATCTACCGACCTGAAAACAAGTCTGAATGACACCCTGCGTGAGTTTAACGTAGCGGTATAATCATACGTAACAGCAATAAAACAGCGGGTTTCTTCTGTTTTATTGCTGTTCTTCAAAAATAAATTTGGCTGATATTCAAAAAAGCCTACCTTTGCAATCCCTTTTAAGAGGGAGAGCAGCCCAGATGGCGAAATTGGTAGACGCACTGTGTTCAGGTCGCAGCGCTCGCAAGGGTGTGCTGGTTCGAATCCAGTTCTGGGCACTAGAAAAGGTCGGATGAAAATCCGGCCTTTCTTTTTTTATGTACTTCCCATTTTTTCATTGGTTGGTAATTAGTTCCGGTATTGAGTCAGGTTCAATAATCAAATCATTCTGATCACACACACCTCTCCCACTTCCTCAATGCCCATCTCACCAACGGCACTCCTTCTCATCTACTACAAGAACAAGTTTGTCTATTGTTGTTTCTTTTTCATTCAGATAACCTACAGGAAATTATTGCTCTCCATTTTTGAGTGACACCATCTTTATGGCTACCTTTTTACACCGTCATTACCATAGCTTCTGCTTTCAAAAAAATATCTATTTTTTGAAAGCAACTCATTGTTGACTTTAGCTCAGCCGAAGTATCTTCTGTGAACCGAACAGTTATTTTTATCTAAACATTTTATTCTCAGGGAGCAATTAAAGATATTGGAAGCTTGTTTAGTTAACCAATACACGTGCGCTGTTGCGCTGCCAAAAAATCTCTCTCTATTTTGATTGAACCCCATTCTTCTTTATTCAAATGAAAAGCAATTGGACACAGTTCCTACCTGCGAAAAGGTACTTACACGGGATGAATTTTTTCCCACATGCATTAAACTTTTATTTTATAGCTCAGTCTACTTTTTCATGTAATCTGTTTTACTACTAAACCATAAGCAACATGAAAGCACTTTTGATTTTAGCTACTGCCACTTTAGGAATTGGTGCTACTGCACAAGCACAGAATGCTCACCGCTTAATGCACGATGCACATGATATCAAACATGATCGTCATGATATCCATAAAGATGTTAAAGAAATCCGTGGTGAGAAAAAAGACATCGCAAAAGATAAGGCTGATCTGAACAAAGACCGCAAAGATGCTACTAAAGACAGGACAGACCTGAACAAAGACAACAAAGACATCGCCCACGATAAAGCAGAGATCAGACAGGAACGCACTGAACAGAATGCTGACGTGAAAAAAGGCGACTATAAAGATGCATGGAAAGAGCAAAAAGACATTAATGCAGAAAGGAAAGATATCAACAAAGACAGGGCTGATCGTAATGCCGACTTCAAAGACCTGAAGAAAGACCGCAAAGACATCAACAGCGATAAACGCGACCTGGGTAAAGACAGACAACAACTGAAACACGAACGTAAAGACCTGCAACAGGATAAAAAAGACCTGAACAAAGATAAGCAGCAGCTCATCAAGGATGCAAGTTCTAACTAATACCAGGCATTAAAATCACTACCATAAAAACGTTCGCTAAAATGTGAACGTTTTTTGTTGTTTTAGTCGGTCTCGTCAAGAACAGGTTCGATAATATTCCACCAGCGAGTACCAAAGGCTTGTAAGTTTAACTTGCTAGCCTTTTTTTATTTTGCCAAACAAGGTGTGGGGTGAGAAAAAGAGATTAAGTACCTGAGGGCAAGTAAGTAAAAAACAATTGATCCGCCATTCAGTTGGGGATTAGCAGTATTTTTCTATTTTTGAAAAAATGTTATTTACTGACCACCAAATACAGCCAACATGTTATGCAAAAATTGTTTGTGGATATCCTTATTCTTGCTGCACGTTTCTGCAGTTTTAGCTCAATCTCAAAACACATGGAAAACTTCGTCTCCCGAAGAGCAGGGAATGAGTTCATTATTGCTTGCAAATGCCATAAAGCAGATTAAGCATGACGGCACCAATATTCACAGTCTCTTAGTCATCAAAAACAATCATCTTGTTCTTGACGCTTCTTTCTACCCATTCAAAAGCACCTACGCGCATGATCTCGCGTCGGTCACTAAAAGTATTACATCATTGTTGATCGGTATAGCAATAGATAAGAAATTTATCAGCAGCGAAAATGAACCGATTGTAAATTTTTTTCCAGAATACAAAATCAACAATGACACGCTGAAATCCGTAAGAATAAAGGATCTACTCAATATGTCTTCTGGTTTTCAATGCAGCTGGGATGACGGGGAAAGGGAGTTAGGCGAAATGAGAAAAACCACAGACTGGGTTAAATTTATGTTGACATTGCGATTTGCAAATAATCCTGATGCGCAATTCTCTTATTGCAGTGGTAATTTTTATTTGCTCGCAGAAATTCTGCAAAGGGCTACCAAAATGAGCTGTCATGGATTTGCCCAAAAATATCTTTTTAAACCACTGGATTTTGGAGCATCTTACTGGCTTACCAATTACAAAGGAGTTAATCACGGCTGGGGCGATCTGCACATTTCCATTTACGACTTTGCAAAAATTGGCTGTCTTATTTTGAATGGAGGGGAATGGAACGGCAAACAGATTATTTCAAAGCAGTGGCTTAACAAAATACAGCCGTTGCACAAGATCCAAAAGACAGAGTTTTACGGGTATGGCTGGTGGCTGGATAGTGAAAGCCCTGACCTAGTGCAGGCGATAGGCAGAGGCGGGCAACGCTTATTTATTTTTAAAACCAGAAACATGGTGATAGCCACAGACGGAGGCGGCGGATATGACAGCGGAAAGCTAGACGACATTGTTTTGCAGGCTATTGAGAAATATGATAAAAATGAAAACAACTATGCATTGTTGCAAAAGACAACTAAAAATATTTCCTTACCTGATACATCAACCACAACACCGGAGGCTTTCCCCCAAAATGGATTAAACAAGACTTTTTTGCTCGACAATAATGAGATGGGTTTGCGGAGCATGCGTTTTGAGAAGAGAAAAACCGGCTATTATATGACAGTTCGTTTTGCAGACAGTTCTGTAGAAGACAATCCGATCGGAATGAATAATCAATATAAAATCTCTAAGGAACATACTTTCGGACTACCTATGGCCACTAAAGGGAAATGGGCAAATGACACCCTCTTTATTGATTACAACAGGCTATGCAGGATTGAGAACTATAAGTTTTCCATCATTTTTAAAGAAAATGACGCTATGGAAATCAGGCTGACGGAAGCTTCAAAGGACATCAACCAAATTATACGTGCAAAGAAAATGTAGCTCCTCAACTGATGCCGCCAGCTTACTACAGGTATCCAGATATTTTCTAACATACAAAATAAAAAGACCGGTCTGTGACCGGTCTTTTTATTTGCTAATACAGGTAGTCTACTCTACCCAATAGGTTAATGCTACCACAATGTAGCCATCGGGGCCTACATTTCCGCTGCCAAGTGTTACTGTTTTGGAAACAGCACCGTCCCAGTAACCGTTGTATGCACCAAAGGTGTAGGTACCGGCAGGGAGGTTTTCAAACTTGTCTTCATCTTCCTGTCCACCCGGATAAAAATACTCACCGGTTACCACATTCTGCGCCCAGTAGCCGCGCAGACCGGTACCACCTGTAACAGGCGCTCCGTGAACATCCACCAGGGTTATCCGGGCATTAAATGTTGTAGAGATCTTGTTGGCAGATTCATCTGCAATGGAAGATGGATTTACTGTTTTTTCCTTAGCGGAAGCGGCATTGCTTTGTACAAAAAATAAAGCTGACAGGAAACTTAAAACAACTGTTTTTCTCATGGGTTAAAATTGTAAAATTCAGGTTTTCAAATATGTATTTAAGATAGCTGTTTTTTCCGGAATACAACGTTATTTTATTATGAAACAATCCTGACATTACCCTGGGGAAAATCCAGCGAGTATTAAAAATTCTGCTGTATGAATGATGACATCTCCGGCACTACCCTTCCCTGAATTGCGTTGGCGTAATGCCAGCCTGGGCTTTAAAGAAATTGGAAAAATACGCATGATCAACAAAGCCTAGTTCAAATGCAATTTCTTTTATAGAGAGATCTGTTGTTTGAAGCAGCCGCTTTGCTTCCAGCAGTACACGCTGTTGTATCAACTTGGTTGCTGATACATGAAGATGGCTTTTACAAAGAATATTCAAATAGTTTGCAGAGATGTGCAGCTTTGAAGCATAGAATCCAACCAGCTTTTCCTGTTTGTAAAATTTATCAATCAGCATATTGAATTTCGCTAGCCTCGGATTAGACTGGAACACTTTCAAATCAGTAAAAAGACTCTCTGCTTCCTTACTTACAATCGCTGCAATAACAGCAGCCCTAGCGCTGATAATCTCCTGTACTGAGTTTGGCGAATTAAGTTCATCTCTGATCGCATCAAATTCATACTTCAGCAATTTAAAATTATCGTTAGTCAGCGGAATCACCGGATGATTCATATAATTCGAAAACGAAAAACGGAAGAATGATGCGAAGCGCTCGAAAAAATTCTGCTGTATCATCAGCTGATAACCTGTTGTATCAGGCTTGATACTCCAGGTATGTACCTGTCCGGGAAACAATACATGGATTTGTTTATTCCCGATTGGATAGTCGTGGAAGTCGATATTATGAACCCCTTTTGCTGATTCGAACAGATTGATGATAAAAAAGTCATGCTTATGGGGCTTGTCGATATGCCGCTCACCATGCAGTTCGTTGAAGAGGAATTCCTCCCTGCCAGCCAGCTGGCCTTTCCTGAATTCCTGGAGCCCTAAAACAGGAATATAGCCTGTATCATCATAAATCTTCATATCAGCAAATTAAGTTGGGAGTTCAACTTCTAAAATATGAAAATTTATGGCAAAAAAAATGGATTGGCTCTGAAAACACTCAAGGCCAATCCATTTGAATAATAAGATAATCCCGCTACTTTTTAGGTTCAGCGTGGGTTGTTGGTGTATGGATAATATCGAAGTATACCGTTTTATCGTTGGCGTTAGGGTAAATACGGTAGGTAAACTCCTGTTTAGTCAAAACGGTAATATCAACTACACGGGTGAACAGCACTGCACCGGCATCGTTTTTAGCAACGACTGTACGGGTTTTTCCATCAGCGGAAACTGTCCAGTCGCCGTGCATTTTTGGTGAATTGTCCAGGTTGTACATGGTGAATGTACCGTCTGCTTTGAAATAAGCGAAGCCCACAAAGTTAGATACGTTTGCATCGGTCAAAACAACGTTTTCACCTTTGTTATTTTTTGCGTTTGTAGTTTCCCAAGGGGTGCTGGCAAGCGTTTCACTTGGTGTGAGTTGTTTCGGTTCAGGATCTTTATCTTTGTCTTTGCTACAGCTAAAGAAAAAGGCGCTACATACCGCCAACAAAAGAACTGTGGTTACTTTTTTCAGATTCTTCATATAATGAAATTTTTAAGCACTACAAAGGTATCTGCCCCATATAACCAACCTTTGCGTTTTTCATCCCAAAGCTTGAAAAATTTATAACGGGGCAGATAAACGTACTTTTATCAGAATACAATATTTCCTTTATGCACCAGCGATTTAACCGGTGAAACCCTTACCACTACTTCAGCAGAGCAGGATGCTTCCAGGAATACCAGATCTGCGTCATTGCCAGCCTTAGGCCATTGCTGGTTTCCTTTATCATCCAACGGAAGTACATACCTGGTAGCAAAGCCCAGTGTTCTTGAAAGCGCCCATTCAGAACTATAGCCATACAGGCCCGCGATGAGTTTCGTTTTTTGAAGCATGTGGCCGGGTCCGAAAGTATTCCAGTGATCCTGGATATTATCGTTACCCACCAGTACTTCCACACCATGTTTTCTCAGCAATGGTATTGGCATAATGGTATCACCGAAAGGCACAGAGGAAACAATACCCACACCTGCTTCAGCCAGGCGTGCAGCCATGCGCTCCGTTTCCAAAGCAGAAAGATGGCCCAGTGTGAAAGCGTGGCTTACAAAGGTTTTGCCACGAAGTGCAGGGTTTTCATTTGCCTTGTTAATCAGGTATTCGATTGTCTTCACGCCGGTTTCCCCTACTTCATGCAGATGGATATCAATCCCCTTATTGTTATCGATGGCCAGTTGCGTGATCAGGTCCATCGGTTTTTCTATACTTCCATCAATGGAATAGGGATCTACC
Encoded proteins:
- a CDS encoding 2,3,4,5-tetrahydropyridine-2,6-dicarboxylate N-succinyltransferase, producing MDLQQQILAAWADRSLLQETQYADAVKAVIEAVDKGKLRVAMPTENGWVVNEWVKQAILMYFTIQPMETMTLPPFEFYDKMKLKTNYKDLGVRVVPHAIARYGAFIAKGCILMPSYVNIGAYVDEGTMVDTWATVGSCAQIGKNVHLSGGVGIGGVLEPLQASPVIIEDGCFVGSRCIVVEGVHVEKEAVLGANVVLTQSTKIIDVSGSEPIEYKGRVPARSVVIPGTYTKKFPAGEYQVSCALIIGQRKASTDLKTSLNDTLREFNVAV
- a CDS encoding coiled-coil domain-containing protein, which translates into the protein MKALLILATATLGIGATAQAQNAHRLMHDAHDIKHDRHDIHKDVKEIRGEKKDIAKDKADLNKDRKDATKDRTDLNKDNKDIAHDKAEIRQERTEQNADVKKGDYKDAWKEQKDINAERKDINKDRADRNADFKDLKKDRKDINSDKRDLGKDRQQLKHERKDLQQDKKDLNKDKQQLIKDASSN
- a CDS encoding serine hydrolase domain-containing protein; the protein is MLCKNCLWISLFLLHVSAVLAQSQNTWKTSSPEEQGMSSLLLANAIKQIKHDGTNIHSLLVIKNNHLVLDASFYPFKSTYAHDLASVTKSITSLLIGIAIDKKFISSENEPIVNFFPEYKINNDTLKSVRIKDLLNMSSGFQCSWDDGERELGEMRKTTDWVKFMLTLRFANNPDAQFSYCSGNFYLLAEILQRATKMSCHGFAQKYLFKPLDFGASYWLTNYKGVNHGWGDLHISIYDFAKIGCLILNGGEWNGKQIISKQWLNKIQPLHKIQKTEFYGYGWWLDSESPDLVQAIGRGGQRLFIFKTRNMVIATDGGGGYDSGKLDDIVLQAIEKYDKNENNYALLQKTTKNISLPDTSTTTPEAFPQNGLNKTFLLDNNEMGLRSMRFEKRKTGYYMTVRFADSSVEDNPIGMNNQYKISKEHTFGLPMATKGKWANDTLFIDYNRLCRIENYKFSIIFKENDAMEIRLTEASKDINQIIRAKKM
- a CDS encoding AraC family transcriptional regulator, with protein sequence MKIYDDTGYIPVLGLQEFRKGQLAGREEFLFNELHGERHIDKPHKHDFFIINLFESAKGVHNIDFHDYPIGNKQIHVLFPGQVHTWSIKPDTTGYQLMIQQNFFERFASFFRFSFSNYMNHPVIPLTNDNFKLLKYEFDAIRDELNSPNSVQEIISARAAVIAAIVSKEAESLFTDLKVFQSNPRLAKFNMLIDKFYKQEKLVGFYASKLHISANYLNILCKSHLHVSATKLIQQRVLLEAKRLLQTTDLSIKEIAFELGFVDHAYFSNFFKAQAGITPTQFREG
- a CDS encoding DUF4822 domain-containing protein translates to MKNLKKVTTVLLLAVCSAFFFSCSKDKDKDPEPKQLTPSETLASTPWETTNAKNNKGENVVLTDANVSNFVGFAYFKADGTFTMYNLDNSPKMHGDWTVSADGKTRTVVAKNDAGAVLFTRVVDITVLTKQEFTYRIYPNANDKTVYFDIIHTPTTHAEPKK
- a CDS encoding amidohydrolase, producing the protein MDKIANDSRYTFKNVLLETGFEYDGEEVVKTKTALFCVEIDGGKIKAITPNDPNKDAIDAKGWLMLPAFKDMHAHLDKMLYGLPWQAVSAKRKTVKDQIAYEQKMIPEWLKTSVERTEKMIDFLQSNGTHYIRSHFNIDPTSGFDSLKHLETALKKKEKTVGVELVAFPQHGVFYANTAPLLKEVVKMNIDFIGGVDPYSIDGSIEKPMDLITQLAIDNNKGIDIHLHEVGETGVKTIEYLINKANENPALRGKTFVSHAFTLGHLSALETERMAARLAEAGVGIVSSVPFGDTIMPIPLLRKHGVEVLVGNDNIQDHWNTFGPGHMLQKTKLIAGLYGYSSEWALSRTLGFATRYVLPLDDKGNQQWPKAGNDADLVFLEASCSAEVVVRVSPVKSLVHKGNIVF